One Stigmatopora argus isolate UIUO_Sarg chromosome 12, RoL_Sarg_1.0, whole genome shotgun sequence genomic window carries:
- the slco5a1b gene encoding solute carrier organic anion transporter family member 5A1b yields MLPLSSFLHLLLFLLLRTSSSPASADRRFGCLFEAELCTPLELCVNDGMFGRCRSAPVQDAYSYDVTLPVVQHFRLLLDKMAAAGLTWEDDTSQHILAKELSKVRRIPQQRSPSNARPGAAPVEAELSRNLQAYLRRVGLLPKPGPSVPETSPSFKVQRKPSADELRVLLGYLRLALRPVSAPGSSRSRPDAPGPPAKDPLTSVDEKFIQKVLRNMGRQHLDVERLTPHDVDQLSDFIVDALQVVDKNGHGVRARDSEGGEEEGGRKEDGDGDTETSSPHPPAGVQSLTNDDKVKEKAGDENVFGKLLSYLDQKASGSSSTPPPAPPPHDGRQDPENVSLQKKDAAQSLEEVSAVAAWLRETGPPAPPRPPAVVAKYQHAGRKAPEELQLDVKAGGKAAAAADDDVFGYVITDTDVLPTDQGLHLMEVLAGLARIRITDIAELSVVGPAVTFKVSPNRQNVTTADVARVAEAEKTTLEKEAELSILEAGVADGKEILAIPGKYSQAESTKFLALTVASVSCMAGVLLASSVVYCLRHRSHHKLKEKLSNLGADAGQDATAAYQELCRQRMSGKPPAERPEPGSSRINSVSSQFSDGGGGGGGGASAVSPSTRGSLSSWSEEPAQPSMDISTGHMILSYMEDHLKNKNRLEKEWEALCAYQAEPNACTAGLKDGNAKKNRSPAVVAYDHSRITLRLENSQGNSDYINASPIMDHDPRNPAYIVTQGPLPSTVADFWQMVWENGCVVIVMLTPLVENGVKQCYHYWPDEGSNLYHVYEVNLVSEHVWCDDFLVRSFYLKNMQTNETRTVTQFHFLTWLNQNVPETSRTLLDFRRKVNKCYRGRACPIIVHCSDGAGRSGTYVLVDMVLNKMAKGAKEIDIAATLEHLRDQRPGMVNTKDQFEFALTTVAEEVNAILKSLPQ; encoded by the exons ATGTTGCCGCTTTCCTCCTTCCTCCACCTGCTCCTTTTCCTCCTCCTGCGGACCTCCTCCTCCCCCGCCTCGGCCGACAGGCGCTTCG GTTGTCTGTTTGAGGCCGAACTGTGCACGCCGTTGGAGTTGTGCGTCAACG ATGGGATGTTCGGAAGGTGCCGCTCCGCTCCCGTCCAGGACGCTTACTCGTACGACGTCACCCTGCCCGTCGTCCAACACTTTAGACTGCTGCTGGACAAGATGGCCGCCGCGG GTTTGACGTGGGAGGACGACACCAGCCAGCACATCCTGGCCAAAGAACTTTCCAAAGTCAGAAGGATTCCTCAGCAGCGCTCGCCCTCAAACGCCCG GCCAGGGGCAGCCCCGGTGGAGGCGGAGCTCAGCAGGAACCTGCAGGCCTATCTGCGGCGCGTCGGACTCCTCCCGAAG CCCGGCCCCTCCGTCCCCGAGACGTCTCCGTCCTTCAAAGTCCAGCGGAAGCCGTCGGCCGACGAATTGCGGGTCCTGCTGGGCTACCTGAGACTCGCGCTTAGACCGGTCTCGGCCCCCGGGAGCTCCCGGTCCAGACCCGACGCCCCGGGACCTCCCGCCAAGGACCCTCTTACGTCGGTGGACG AAAAGTTCATCCAGAAGGTGCTGAGGAACATGGGCCGGCAGCACCTGGACGTGGAGCGCCTGACGCCTCACGACGTGGACCAGCTGTCCGATTTCATCGTGGACGCCCTGCAAGTGGTGGATAAAAACGGGCACGGGGTCCGAGCCCGGGACTCGGAAGGCGGGGAAGAAGAaggaggaaggaaggaggaTGGGGACGGGGACACGGAGACCAGCTCTCCTCATCCGCCTGCAG GCGTCCAGTCACTGACCAACGATGACAAAGTGAAGGAAAAG GCTGGCGATGAAAACGTATTTGGCAAACTGCTGAGTTACCTGGACCAAAAAGCCTCAGGCTCCTCCTCCACGCCACCGCCGGCGCCGCCCCCCCATGACGGACGCCAAGACCCGGAGAACGTGTCGCTGCAGAAGAAGGACGCGGCGCAGTCGTTGGAGGAGGTCTCGGCGGTGGCGGCCTGGCTGAGGGAGACGGGACCCCCAGCGCCCCCTCGGCCCCCCGCCGTCGTGGCCAAATACCAGCACGCGGGTCGGAAGGCGCCCGAGGAACTGCAGCTGGACGTCAAGGCCGGCgggaaggcggcggcggcggccgacgACGACGTCTTCGGATACGTCATCACCGACACCGA CGTTCTTCCGACGGACCAAGGTCTGCACTTGATGGAGGTTTTGGCCGGCTTGGCGCGAATCCGGATCACCGACATCGCCGAGTTGTC ggtGGTGGGCCCGGCCGTCACCTTCAAGGTCAGCCCCAACCGGCAAAACGTCACCACGGCGGATGTGGCTCGAGTGGCTG AGGCGGAAAAAACGACGCTGGAGAAGGAAGCCGAACTCAGCATTTTGGAGGCCGGAGTCGCCGAC GGCAAGGAGATCTTGGCCATCCCGGGCAAATACAGCCAGGCCGAGTCCACCAAGTTCCTGGCCCTGACCGTGGCGTCCGTCTCGTGCATGGCCGGCGTGTTGCTGGCGTCCAGCGTGGTCTACTGCCTCCGACACCGCTCGCACCACAAACTCAAGGAAAAGCTCAGCAACCTGGGAGCGGACGCCGGACAGGACGCCACCGCCGCCTACCAG GAGCTCTGCCGTCAGCGAATGTCGGGCAAACCCCCCGCGGAGCGTCCGGAGCCCGGCTCGTCCCGCATCAACAGCGTGTCGTCGCAATTCAGcgacggcggcggtggcggcgggggcggggcttcggCCGTCAGCCCGTCAACCCGCGGAAGCCTGTCGTCCTGGAGCGAGGAGCCCGCTCAGCCCAGCATGGACATCTCCACCGGCCACATGATCTTG TCGTACATGGAAGACCACCTGAAGAACAAGAACCGCCTGGAGAAGGAGTGGGAGGCCTTGTGCGCGTACCAGGCCGAGCCCAACGCGTGCACGGCGGGCCTGAAGGACGGCAACGCCAAGAAGAACCGATCGCCCGCCGTGGTGGCCt ACGATCATTCCCGCATCACATTGCGACTGGAAAACAGTCAAGGCAACTCGGACTACATCAATGCCAGCCCTATT ATGGACCACGACCCTCGAAACCCCGCCTACATCGTCACGCAAGGACCGCTGCCGTCCACCGTGGCTGACTTCTGGCAG atggtTTGGGAGAACGGCTGCGTGGTGATCGTCATGCTAACGCCGTTGGTGGAGAACGGCGTCAAACAGTGCTACCACTACTGGCCCGACGAGGGCTCCAATCTCTACCACGTTTACGAG GTCAATCTGGTGTCGGAGCACGTCTGGTGCGACGACTTCCTGGTGCGGAGCTTCTACCTGAAGAACATGCAGACCAACGAAACCCGCACCGTCACGCAGTTCCACTTCCTGACGTGGCTCAACCAGAACGTCCCCGAGACCAGTCGCACTCTCCTGGACTTTCGCAG gaAGGTCAACAAGTGCTACCGCGGACGCGCCTGTCCCATCATTGTTCACTGCAG CGACGGCGCCGGCCGCAGCGGGACGTACGTCCTGGTCGACATGGTCCTCAACAAGATGGCCAAAG gggcTAAGGAGATCGACATCGCGGCCACTTTGGAGCACCTGCGAGACCAACGTCCCGGGATGGTCAACACCAAG GATCAGTTCGAGTTCGCGTTGACGACGGTGGCCGAAGAAGTCAACGCCATCCTCAAATCGCTTCCTCAGTAG